The genomic region GATGGGATTTTGAAAGACAAGTTTTTAGCAAGATTTTAAAGATTAAATAAAGAGGGCAAATCTAATGAGTAACACACCTACACAAACACTAAAGTCTAATCGTGTAAGCAATGATGAGATTTTGTATTTGATGAAAAATGCCTCGCTTAAAGAGCTTGGCTTGCGCGCGCGTGGTATTCGCGATTTTTTACATCCGAGCAAAACCATCACCTTTGTCATTGATAGGAATATTAACTACACCAACGCGTGCTGGGTGGATTGCAAGTTTTGCGCATTTAAGCGAAGACTTGGCGAAGAGGGCGTGTATGTGCTAAGCTTTGCAGAGATTGACCAAAAAATCGATGAATTATTAGAAATTGGTGGGACGCAGATTCTCTTTCAAGGGGGCGTGCATCCAAAGTTAAAGATTGAATGGTATGAAGAGCTTGTAAATCATATCCACACAAAATACCCGCAAATTACCATACATGGCTTTTCTGCGATTGAGATTAATTATATTGCAAAGATTTCAAAAATTTCGATTTCTGAAGTTTTATTGCGTTTGCAAAAAGCCGGACTTAGCTCAATCCCGGGTGCTGGCGCGGAAATTTTGAGTGATAGCGTGAGAGATATTATTGCGCCAAAAAAACTTGATACAAAAGAATGGCTAGAAGTGCATGAAAGCGCGCATAAAATCGGTATGAAAGGCACGGCTACGATGATGTTTGGTTCGGTGGAAAAAGATGAAGATATTGTGGCGCATTGGGAGTGCATAAGGGAACTGCAAGACAAATACTATGGATTCCGTGCGTTTATCTTGTGGAGTTTTCAGCCAGATAATACACCACTTAAAATTGAGTTTCCACATATCCAACGCGCTAGCTCAAACCGCTACTTGCGCCTTTTGGCTTGCAGTAGAATCTACCTTGATAATTTCACAAATATCCAAAGTTCGTGGGTAACGCAAGGCTCATATATTGGGCAGCTCGCCTTGCTTTTTGGCGCAAATGACTTAGGAAGCACGATGATGGAAGAAAATGTTGTTTCTTCCGCAGGTGTGAGCCACTCGATGAACGAGCAAGAGATGATAAGCCTTATCAAGGATTTGGGTTACAACGCTGCAAAGCGTAACACGGCGTATGAAATTTTAGAGCGCTATTGAAAAATATTCTATAAGGAGCGCGCGATGAAGGCAAGAATCTTAAGTAGCATTATTGCGATTATGATACTGCTAGGAGGTGTGTATTTGATGGTAAGTCAGCAAAAAGATAATCAAAAAGATGGTGTGGAATATGTGGAAATCAATGATGTGCGTGTGCCAATTATTTTTGAAAAAAGCACATTTTTACCACGTGGCTTTATTCGGCTTGTTTTCAATGGTGGTGGGAATTTGTATGATAATGTGGAGAATCTAGACGCGCCTTCAAAAGCCGGGCTTGCGGAGCTAAGCACGCTTTTATTAGATGAAGGCACGCAAAGTCTGGGAGGTGTGGAGTTTGCCAAAAAGCTTGAAAGCAAGGCGATTAATCTTAGTGTGAGCGCAGGCACGCAAACGCTTAGTTTTAAGATAGGATTTTTGAAAGAGTATCAAGATTTTGCCCAATCGTGCTTGATTGAGCTTTTAAGAGATCCAAATGTGAGTCAAAATACTTTGCAAAAAGCAAAAACACTCACCAAGTCCTCACTTTTAGCTAAGGAAAGTGACTTTGATTACATTGCAGAGAAAAATTTGCGTGCTATTTTCTTTGAAGGCACGCCGATGGCTTTTCCAGATATGGGTGATTTGCAAAGTATAGAATCTATAAACTTGCAAGATATTAAAAATTATTTGCAAAAAAATCTCGTGCTTTCTCGTCTTGTCATTGTCGCTGGGGGCGATATGGAATTAGATTCTCTTAAGGAAAATTTGAAAGAGAGCTTGAGCTTTTTGCCAAAGGGTGAAAGCGTGAAAAAGCCTCACATTTCCCCACGCACAACACCTACTTCTATAACCGAGACAAAGCCCACAGAGCAAGCGTTTATTAACTTTGCTTCGCCTTTTAACGCATCAATAGAGGAAAATTACAAAACAAAAGTAATGAGCTTTGTGCTAGGTGGTTCTGGCTTTGGTTCGCGCCTTATGGATGAAGTGCGCGTGAAGCGAGGGCTTGCATATTCTGTGTATTTTAGCATTAATGGCGGAAGTGATTTGGTGAATTTTGGCTTTGGTGCGTTGCAAACAGGGCTGGATTCTAAAGATGAGGCTATAAGCGTGCTAAAAGAGGTTATGGCGGAATTTGTTAAAAATGGCATCACGCAAGAGGAGTTGGATTCTGCAAAGGCGTTTTTGCTCGGCAGTGAGCCTTTGGGTGAGGAGACACTTTCTCAACGCTTGAATACAAAGCTTGCAAATTATCTGCGTTCTATGCCACTTGATAACCACAAGCAAGATATTGCAAAAATCACAGATTTAAGCCTTGAAGAGATAAATGAATTTATCAAAGCCCACGGCGAGATTTTAGATTTAAGCTTTAGCATTGTTGATGATGGTAAAAAATAGAATTTTATTAATCGCGCACAATCCTTTGTGGTTGTGTTGTATGATAAAAACTTTGATGATGTATATTTTAAAAAACATTATGTTTTTTAAGGTATGATTGTAGCACACTTCAAAAATTAGGTTAGATGATGCTTATAGATTCATTTGGGCGCAAGATTGATTACTTGCGCATCTCGCTTACACAGCAATGTAACTTTCGCTGTGTGTATTGTATGCCAGATACGCCGGAAGATTTTTTTGATCCAAAAGCTTTGGAGCTTTCAAAGCTGCTAGAATTTGTCAAAATCGCACTTGATAATGGCATTAAAAAAATCCGCTTAACCGGTGGTGAGCCACTTTTGCGCCCAGATATTGCGGAGTTTATTGCTGGAATCTATGCGCATAATAAAAACACAGAAATTGCGCTTACAAGCAATGCTTTTTTGCTTGAAAAATTCGCCAAAAAGCTCAAAGATGCGGGGTTAAAGCGCATTAATATTTCGCTAGATTCTCTAAAAAATGAGCGCATAAGGGTGATTTCTAAAAAAGATGCCCTACCTCAAATCCTACGTGGGATAGAATCTGCCCAAAAAGCTGGGTTAAAGGTAAAGCTCAATATGGTGGCACTGCGCTATACGCAAGATGAGATTTTAGATATGCTAGAGTTTGCCAAGTCGCGCGGAATTATGCTGCGCTATATAGAATTTATGGAGAATATCCACGCAAAAAATGATGTAAGCTCGCTTGAGTGCGGGGAGATTCTCTCTATCATCTCCACGCGTTACGCACTGAAGCCTTTGCAAAAAGAAAATTTTGGACCGGCAAAAATTTGGGAAATTGATGAGCCTGATAAGTCCAAGAGTGATGGGTGCAAGCCCTATGCGTTTGGGATTATCGCACCGCACGAAGATGATTTTTGTGAGAGTTGTAATAGAATCCGCCTCACAAGTGAAGGTGTGCTGTGTCCCTGCTTGTTTTATCAAGATTCTGTTGATGTGAGTGAGGCTATTATAAATGGTGATAAAGCGCGTATGGAGGAGCTTCTCAAGCTTGCTGTGATAAACAAACCTGAAAAAAATCAATGGAGCGCAGAATCTGGCGCACAAATTTCCTCGCGCGCGTTTTATCACACCGGGGGTTAAGGGGAAGTTGTCTTAAAAATGTGGCTTTCAAAACTACAAAATTGATGTTTATTTAAGAATTCTCAATGGAAGTTTGGGTTTTTCACTTTTCATGTTGAGTAAAAAAGTAATATCTCTTTGAAATTACTTAGAGTATTTAATCTATATTTGCATATTAATAAAGCTTTAATTTAGGAAGTATTAGAATGCAAACTTCTCTAATATCAAGAATAAGGAGCGGGTATGCAGAGTAATACTTTGGAGTATGACTACTCAATAGCAAAGTTGTTTGTCTTTTCTGTGTTGCTATTTGGATTTGTCGGGTTGTTGATAGGCGTTGTAGCAGCCTTTCAGTTAGCAATCCCTGAACTCAATCACTTAGCTTCAGAATATGGGACTTTTGGGCGGATACGACCATTACACACAAATGGGATTATCTATGGATTCACATTAAGTGGGATTTGGGCGTCTTGGTATTATCTAGGACAGAGAGTGCTTAAGATTACCTATCACGAGCATCCGTTTTTGAAAGCTGTTGGCTTGGCGCATTTTTGGCTTTATATGCTACTTATGGTGCTAGCTGTTGTGACGCTTTTTGGCGGACTTACTCAAAGCAAAGAATATTCAGAGCTTATTTGGCCTCTTGATATTGTTGTGGTGCTTGTGTGGGTGCTTTGGGGCGTGAGCTTGTTTGGAAGTATGGGTGTAAGAAGAGAAAAAGTTATTTACATTTCACTTTGGTATTTCATTGCGACATTTGTAGGTATCGCAACACTTTATATTTTCAATAACCTTTCAGTCCCAACAGGGCTTGTAGCAGGTGTTGGTAGCATTTGGCATTCTATCTCATTTTATGGCGGGACAAATGATGCGATGGTGCAATGGTGGTGGGGACATAATGCTGTGGCATTTGTATTTACTTCCGGTATTATCGGGCTTATCTATTATTTCCTTCCAAAAGAATCTGGACAAAGAATCTTCTCATACAAACTTACGCTTTTCTCATTCTGGGGATTGATGTTTGTGTATATTTGGGCTGGCGGACATCACCTTATTTATTCGACTACGCCAGATTGGATTCAGACTTTGGGTTCAGTATTCTCTGTGATACTTATTTTGCCTTCTTGGGGAACAGCGATCAATATGCTTTTAACAATGCGTGGCGAGTGGAATCAGATTAAAGAATCTCCGATGATTAAGTTCTTAATCCTTGCTTCGACATTCTATATGCTTACAACGCTTGAAGGACCGATTCAATCAATCCGTTCAGTAAATGCCCTTGCGCACTTTACAGATTGGATTATCGGGCATGTGCATGATGCAGCACTTGGCTGGGTTGGCTTTATGATTATCGTGGCGGTATATCATATGGTGCCTAGAATCTTTAAGCGAGAGATTTACTCTAAAAAGATTATAGATGCGCAATTCTGGGTGATGACCATAGGTATTATCCTTTACTTCTCAAGTATGTGGATTGCAGGTATCACACAAGGTATGATGTGGCGTGCAGTAGATGAG from Helicobacter himalayensis harbors:
- a CDS encoding dehypoxanthine futalosine cyclase, whose translation is MSNTPTQTLKSNRVSNDEILYLMKNASLKELGLRARGIRDFLHPSKTITFVIDRNINYTNACWVDCKFCAFKRRLGEEGVYVLSFAEIDQKIDELLEIGGTQILFQGGVHPKLKIEWYEELVNHIHTKYPQITIHGFSAIEINYIAKISKISISEVLLRLQKAGLSSIPGAGAEILSDSVRDIIAPKKLDTKEWLEVHESAHKIGMKGTATMMFGSVEKDEDIVAHWECIRELQDKYYGFRAFILWSFQPDNTPLKIEFPHIQRASSNRYLRLLACSRIYLDNFTNIQSSWVTQGSYIGQLALLFGANDLGSTMMEENVVSSAGVSHSMNEQEMISLIKDLGYNAAKRNTAYEILERY
- a CDS encoding M16 family metallopeptidase, producing the protein MKARILSSIIAIMILLGGVYLMVSQQKDNQKDGVEYVEINDVRVPIIFEKSTFLPRGFIRLVFNGGGNLYDNVENLDAPSKAGLAELSTLLLDEGTQSLGGVEFAKKLESKAINLSVSAGTQTLSFKIGFLKEYQDFAQSCLIELLRDPNVSQNTLQKAKTLTKSSLLAKESDFDYIAEKNLRAIFFEGTPMAFPDMGDLQSIESINLQDIKNYLQKNLVLSRLVIVAGGDMELDSLKENLKESLSFLPKGESVKKPHISPRTTPTSITETKPTEQAFINFASPFNASIEENYKTKVMSFVLGGSGFGSRLMDEVRVKRGLAYSVYFSINGGSDLVNFGFGALQTGLDSKDEAISVLKEVMAEFVKNGITQEELDSAKAFLLGSEPLGEETLSQRLNTKLANYLRSMPLDNHKQDIAKITDLSLEEINEFIKAHGEILDLSFSIVDDGKK
- the moaA gene encoding GTP 3',8-cyclase MoaA; its protein translation is MLIDSFGRKIDYLRISLTQQCNFRCVYCMPDTPEDFFDPKALELSKLLEFVKIALDNGIKKIRLTGGEPLLRPDIAEFIAGIYAHNKNTEIALTSNAFLLEKFAKKLKDAGLKRINISLDSLKNERIRVISKKDALPQILRGIESAQKAGLKVKLNMVALRYTQDEILDMLEFAKSRGIMLRYIEFMENIHAKNDVSSLECGEILSIISTRYALKPLQKENFGPAKIWEIDEPDKSKSDGCKPYAFGIIAPHEDDFCESCNRIRLTSEGVLCPCLFYQDSVDVSEAIINGDKARMEELLKLAVINKPEKNQWSAESGAQISSRAFYHTGG
- the ccoN gene encoding cytochrome-c oxidase, cbb3-type subunit I — its product is MQSNTLEYDYSIAKLFVFSVLLFGFVGLLIGVVAAFQLAIPELNHLASEYGTFGRIRPLHTNGIIYGFTLSGIWASWYYLGQRVLKITYHEHPFLKAVGLAHFWLYMLLMVLAVVTLFGGLTQSKEYSELIWPLDIVVVLVWVLWGVSLFGSMGVRREKVIYISLWYFIATFVGIATLYIFNNLSVPTGLVAGVGSIWHSISFYGGTNDAMVQWWWGHNAVAFVFTSGIIGLIYYFLPKESGQRIFSYKLTLFSFWGLMFVYIWAGGHHLIYSTTPDWIQTLGSVFSVILILPSWGTAINMLLTMRGEWNQIKESPMIKFLILASTFYMLTTLEGPIQSIRSVNALAHFTDWIIGHVHDAALGWVGFMIIVAVYHMVPRIFKREIYSKKIIDAQFWVMTIGIILYFSSMWIAGITQGMMWRAVDEYGSLIYVFIDTVKDIIPFYIIRGIGGLLYLVGFILFIYNILMTISSGRILDKEPANATPMAA